The proteins below are encoded in one region of Sander lucioperca isolate FBNREF2018 chromosome 11, SLUC_FBN_1.2, whole genome shotgun sequence:
- the LOC116055499 gene encoding potassium voltage-gated channel subfamily V member 2-like has protein sequence MTPENAKLQRCLQKRRSTINCLSKGVEDNKTFPFSQEKTVKAWTSLQYLDSPNIKAEEISKEQQSISVNVGGKVFHIPNQCAIKYPHTRIGSLALCRDRAKLLTLCDDYSVRKNEFFFDRDPAFFHHICHFYTSGVLWVILEMCPINFEEEIKYWGLSLKDTQRCCCIMFEEKADEVKDYLKVERELLAEIEVKYDDKFFKDMVFGNMRKTLWDIVENPYSSTLAKAFTVLSNLFLFLSIVTMSLNTVEELKDYKINGKTYMEWVEIITIVFFTFEYSIRLVTTPNITMFLKSGLNFVDMVAVVPYFIQIIFETFTDTENVNAQEDLSTMARVSKLNHVLKVIKLLRIFRILKLARQSTGMKAFGFTLRQCYEQASCILLFIAMGIFTFSALLHSAERETEGSPISSIPAAWWWAAVSISTVGYGDVVPVTVVGRIVAFGCISFGIILNGMPISFLFNKFSDYYAKLKAEEYNINSVQRRFQLKKRLRHRMDMCLHHSEEDNSTDSRFECPH, from the exons ATGACTCCAGAGAATGCTAAACTGCAGAGATGTTTGCAAAAACGCCGTTCGACTATCAACTGTCTGTCAAAGGGTGTAGAGGACAACAAAACATTCCCATTTTCTCAGGAGAAAACAGTGAAAGCATGGACATCTCTGCAGTATCTGGACAGTCCTAACATCAAAGCAGAGGAAATATCCAAAGAGCAACAGAGCATCAGTGTTAATGTTGGTGGGAAAGTGTTTCATATCCCCAATCAGTGTGCCATTAAATATCCTCACACCCGGATAGGTTCATTGGCCCTCTGCAGGGACCGAGCAAAACTCCTCACGCTGTGTGACGATTACTCTGTACGCAAGAACGAGTTCTTCTTTGACCGTGACCCTGCCTTCTTCCACCACATCTGCCATTTCTACACAAGCGGAGTGCTGTGGGTCATACTGGAAATGTGCCCCATCAACTTCGAGGAGGAGATCAAATACTGGGGCCTGAGCCTGAAGGACACCCAGCGCTGCTGCTGCATAATGTTCGAGGAGAAGGCGGACGAGGTGAAGGACTACCTGAAGGTGGAGAGGGAGCTGCTGGCTGAGATAGAGGTGAAGTATGACGACAAGTTTTTCAAGGACATGGTTTTTGGGAATATGCGTAAGACTCTGTGGGACATTGTGGAAAATCCGTACTCTTCAACACTGGCGAAGGCTTTCACTGTGCTCTCCAACCTTTTTCTGTTCCTCTCCATCGTCACAATGAGTCTCAACACTGTTGAGGAACTTAAAGATTATAAAATCAATGGAAAAACATACATGGAATGGGTGGAGATCATCACCATTGTGTTCTTTACCTTTGAATATTCCATTCGCCTTGTAACCACTCCTAACATCACAATGTTTTTGAAGAGTGGACTCAACTTCGTGGACATGGTGGCGGTCGTGCCTTATTTCATCCAGATTATCTTTGAAACCTTTACTGACACTGAGAACGTAAATGCACAGGAAGATCTCAGCACCATGGCGCGGGTCAGCAAGCTCAACCACGTTCTTAAAGTCATCAAGCTGCTGCGAATCTTTCGCATTTTGAAGCTGGCTCGACAGTCCACTGGCATGAAAGCGTTTGGGTTTACGCTGCGGCAGTGTTACGAGCAGGCCTCTTGCATTTTACTCTTCATTGCCATGGGAATCTTTACTTTCTCTGCCCTCCTTCATTCAGCCGAGAGGGAAACTGAAGGATCTCCTATCAGCAGTATCCCAGCTGCCTGGTGGTGGGCTGCA GTCAGCATCTCCACTGTGGGCTACGGGGATGTGGTTCCTGTAACTGTTGTGGGCCGCATTGTGGCCTTTGGCTGCATTTCATTTGGCATCATCCTCAACGGCATGCCAATCTCTTTCCTCTTTAACAAGTTCTCTGATTACTATGCCAAGCTAAAAGCAGAGGAGTACAACATTAACTCAGTGCAGCGGCGCTTTCAGCTCAAGAAGCGCCTCCGACACAGAATGGACATGTGTTTACATCACTCAGAGGAAGACAATAGTACAGACAGCCGCTTTGAGTGCCCACACTGa